A window of Cohnella herbarum contains these coding sequences:
- a CDS encoding fibronectin type III domain-containing protein — MMITRTRKRLFALSAAWLLALTTALPSAVVHADPPDTTAPAAITDLAVTDDQTDNSYWKWSVASLRLSWTAPGDDGSTGTATSYDIRYSTSPITDGASWNGATQVVGEPKPAAAGTSQNMIVRRLKASTTYYFAMKTTDKSGNVSAISNVGSRALLGADGFSLSDGSVGLVSGGGTKANLVDGNTATVWGATSYPAEFTYDFGYEWDGRRSINKVRVYESAGTGTLKIYTGRPGGWTLIATDSFSGAAGQKDIEVNILTSRLRFVLESPSGDAQLSEIGFFGRGAPRDETPPSAIDNLAASALSTTSVQLTWTAPGNDNDMFGFADGYDVRYSTSPITDETSWNAATQATGEPNPSEAGSPESMTVSGLTAGLTYHFAIKSNDKRYVTPSSPFYNTSQLSNIVSVALGGGDTTAPAAVANLAATGATPTTITLTWTAPGDDGMTGTATSYDIRYSTSSFTNADWATLTQASGEPVPGAAGTSESFTVTGLSAGTTYYFAIKTKDEVANESGLSNVVSLATTASSDTTPPAAVSNLSVTDDKNDNSYWRWSVASLVLNWTAPGDDGTTGTAASYDIRYSTSPITVGASWNNASQVVAVPVPAAAGTAQSKIVRRLKAGTTYYFAMKTTDHAGNVSSISNIGSRALLSAEGFSVNDGGITIQSGGGTKSRLVDGNTATAWDVSSYPAVFTYDFGYQWDTTRSVHKIRVYESAGTGILKIYTGYPGAWSLLVTDSFSGAAGWKEFEVNILTSCFKFELTSASADARISEIGFLGRGGSRDVTPPDAVANLSATTLSESSVQLSWTAPGNDEEPYGYANSYDIRYSTHPITEGNWVTARLVTGKPTPTEAGTTQSMTVGGLSPGATYYFALKASDIYYYSPTVTTANTSALSNTPTATTLGTPDTTAPGAVTDLNASRPTIVSAKLTWTAPGDDGATGTADMYDIRYSTSPINTGNWASATPVTGEPVPTAAGTKQQMTVYGLTSGTTYYFAMVTLDEMENQSALSNVATIVTLTGTIGAFGKIPLDPSMVLSETARGTPGNLVDEQAAVGDPLNGSPGSAPTTNWFPGGNFLYGMGSAIINLGQDYEINNILVYDKFGGPAGLKFTVYAGSPFEWTKLFDDSLLAPATQWTNHAVNMSSTHYLKVEITDGNLYVPEIIVYGRSQGTNIDVVPSPTPHALPEIDKFMGANAFITNSPTKLQALGNIREYHNWYWDEGDAWPGNPDTSYPGYPNNKNKFNPSWAGGGWNFDGFYQALNTLGINVSPAVQGGVQWLAGGANNKVPPGTDPALPSSYAAHADHMYQFAARYGSTAVADNKLKLAAGQTRSTGLNLIRYYENGNEDDTDWSSRHSFFTPYEFAALSSADYDGDQGRMGTTVGVKNADPNSKLVMAGLYIPELDYIKGMKVWSDYYRNGSFPIDVINIHAYGFGGPDTTGLSPEDAGFKPLLEKFVDYRNRYLPGKEIWLSEFGWDTHPGSNLYAVPVGTFDTYDVQGQWIVRTYLAAAAAGIDRAQMFAFSDNNPNDPTQFANSGLVGIITGDPLTSELPKKSYYYVYTMKNALAGMTYAGEVSSGNPNVLIYKFKSTTDNSGAYAVWSPTHSQNEVNGYQMTLAGTPTNATQITITNGNTNGVSSALTISGGKVTVNVSEKPIFIKVDDIQ, encoded by the coding sequence ATGATGATCACTAGAACGAGAAAACGGTTATTCGCGTTATCCGCCGCCTGGCTGCTGGCGCTGACCACGGCGCTGCCGTCGGCAGTCGTGCACGCCGATCCGCCGGATACAACGGCGCCGGCGGCCATCACCGACTTGGCGGTGACGGACGATCAGACGGACAATTCTTACTGGAAATGGTCAGTCGCCTCGCTGCGGCTGTCGTGGACGGCGCCGGGCGACGACGGCTCGACGGGGACGGCGACGTCGTACGATATCCGGTACAGCACGTCGCCGATTACGGACGGCGCCTCGTGGAACGGAGCGACGCAGGTTGTCGGCGAGCCGAAGCCTGCGGCGGCCGGCACGTCGCAGAATATGATCGTGCGCCGGCTGAAGGCGAGCACGACCTACTATTTCGCGATGAAGACGACGGACAAATCGGGCAACGTGTCGGCCATCTCCAACGTCGGCAGCCGAGCGCTGCTAGGCGCGGACGGCTTCTCGCTCAGCGACGGGTCGGTCGGGCTCGTCTCCGGCGGGGGCACGAAGGCAAATCTGGTCGACGGCAACACGGCGACCGTCTGGGGCGCGACGAGCTACCCGGCCGAGTTCACGTATGACTTCGGCTACGAGTGGGACGGCAGAAGGTCGATCAATAAAGTGCGCGTATACGAATCGGCCGGCACCGGCACGCTGAAGATCTATACGGGACGGCCGGGCGGCTGGACGCTGATCGCGACCGATTCGTTCAGCGGCGCGGCGGGCCAGAAGGACATCGAGGTGAACATTCTCACGTCGAGGCTGCGGTTCGTGCTGGAGTCGCCGAGCGGCGACGCGCAGCTGTCGGAGATCGGCTTCTTCGGAAGGGGAGCGCCCCGCGACGAGACGCCGCCGTCGGCGATCGACAACCTCGCGGCGTCGGCGCTGTCGACGACGAGCGTCCAATTGACGTGGACGGCGCCGGGCAACGACAACGACATGTTCGGATTCGCTGATGGGTACGACGTGCGCTACAGTACGTCGCCGATTACGGACGAGACGAGTTGGAATGCGGCGACGCAGGCGACGGGCGAACCGAATCCGTCGGAAGCCGGCAGCCCTGAGTCGATGACGGTGAGCGGTCTGACGGCAGGCTTGACCTATCACTTCGCGATCAAGTCGAATGACAAGCGATACGTGACGCCGAGCTCTCCCTTTTACAATACTTCACAGTTGTCCAACATCGTGTCCGTCGCGCTTGGCGGCGGCGATACGACAGCGCCCGCGGCGGTTGCGAATCTGGCGGCAACCGGAGCTACGCCGACGACGATTACGCTGACGTGGACGGCGCCGGGCGACGACGGCATGACGGGTACAGCAACGTCGTACGACATTCGCTACAGTACGTCGAGCTTCACGAACGCGGACTGGGCGACGCTGACGCAGGCGAGCGGCGAGCCGGTCCCGGGGGCGGCAGGCACGAGCGAATCGTTCACGGTGACGGGGCTTAGCGCTGGAACGACGTATTATTTCGCGATCAAGACGAAGGACGAGGTAGCAAACGAATCCGGTCTGTCGAACGTCGTCAGTCTTGCGACGACCGCGTCTTCCGATACGACGCCGCCGGCCGCGGTGTCCAACCTGTCGGTGACGGACGACAAGAACGACAACTCTTACTGGAGATGGTCGGTAGCGTCGCTCGTTCTGAACTGGACGGCGCCGGGCGACGACGGCACGACGGGCACGGCAGCGTCGTACGACATTCGCTACAGCACGTCTCCGATTACGGTCGGGGCATCCTGGAACAACGCATCGCAGGTCGTCGCCGTACCGGTTCCGGCCGCGGCGGGTACGGCCCAATCCAAAATCGTACGTCGGCTGAAGGCCGGCACGACCTACTATTTCGCGATGAAGACGACCGACCATGCCGGCAACGTCTCCTCGATCTCGAATATCGGCAGCCGCGCATTGCTCAGTGCCGAAGGCTTCTCGGTCAACGACGGCGGGATCACGATTCAGTCCGGCGGCGGCACCAAGTCTCGCCTTGTCGACGGCAACACTGCTACAGCATGGGATGTTTCGAGCTATCCGGCGGTATTCACTTACGACTTCGGCTATCAATGGGATACGACCCGCTCGGTGCACAAAATCCGCGTGTACGAGTCGGCGGGCACCGGCATCCTCAAAATTTACACCGGCTACCCGGGAGCCTGGAGTCTGCTCGTGACCGATTCGTTCAGCGGCGCGGCCGGATGGAAGGAATTCGAAGTGAACATTTTGACGTCGTGCTTCAAATTCGAGCTGACGTCGGCGAGCGCGGACGCGCGGATTTCGGAGATCGGCTTCCTTGGCCGCGGCGGCTCACGCGATGTGACGCCTCCCGACGCCGTCGCGAATTTGTCGGCGACGACGCTGTCCGAGTCGAGCGTGCAGCTGTCGTGGACGGCTCCCGGGAACGACGAGGAGCCGTACGGATACGCCAACAGCTACGACATCCGTTACAGCACTCATCCGATTACGGAAGGCAACTGGGTGACCGCCAGGCTCGTAACCGGCAAGCCGACCCCGACGGAAGCCGGCACGACGCAATCGATGACGGTGGGCGGCTTATCGCCGGGGGCAACTTACTATTTTGCGCTCAAGGCCAGCGATATTTATTACTATTCGCCTACCGTTACGACCGCCAATACGTCGGCGCTGTCCAACACGCCGACGGCAACGACGCTGGGCACGCCCGATACGACGGCTCCCGGAGCCGTAACCGATCTAAATGCCTCCAGACCGACGATCGTATCGGCGAAGCTGACCTGGACGGCGCCGGGAGACGACGGCGCGACCGGAACGGCAGATATGTACGACATCCGCTACAGCACGTCTCCGATCAACACGGGCAATTGGGCGTCGGCGACGCCGGTGACCGGCGAACCGGTTCCGACAGCCGCCGGCACGAAGCAGCAGATGACCGTATACGGATTGACGTCCGGCACGACGTATTATTTTGCCATGGTTACGCTCGACGAAATGGAAAACCAATCGGCGCTGTCCAATGTCGCCACTATCGTTACGCTGACGGGCACAATCGGCGCCTTTGGGAAAATTCCGCTTGATCCGTCCATGGTGCTGAGCGAAACCGCGCGCGGCACGCCGGGCAACCTCGTCGACGAGCAGGCGGCGGTCGGGGATCCCTTGAACGGATCTCCGGGATCGGCGCCGACAACGAACTGGTTTCCGGGCGGCAATTTCCTGTACGGAATGGGATCGGCGATCATCAATTTGGGTCAGGATTACGAGATCAACAACATTCTCGTCTATGACAAATTCGGCGGTCCCGCCGGGTTGAAGTTCACGGTGTATGCCGGATCGCCGTTCGAATGGACGAAGCTGTTCGATGATTCCTTGCTGGCTCCCGCAACGCAATGGACGAATCACGCCGTCAACATGTCGTCTACGCATTACTTGAAGGTCGAGATTACGGACGGCAATTTGTACGTTCCCGAAATTATCGTATACGGCCGCAGCCAGGGGACGAACATCGATGTCGTGCCTTCGCCGACGCCGCATGCCCTGCCGGAAATCGACAAGTTCATGGGCGCCAACGCCTTTATCACGAACTCGCCGACGAAGCTGCAGGCGCTCGGCAACATTCGTGAATATCATAACTGGTATTGGGACGAAGGCGATGCATGGCCGGGCAATCCCGACACGTCTTATCCCGGCTACCCGAACAATAAGAACAAATTCAACCCGAGCTGGGCTGGTGGCGGTTGGAACTTCGACGGCTTCTACCAAGCGCTGAATACGCTCGGTATCAATGTCTCGCCTGCGGTGCAGGGAGGCGTGCAATGGCTGGCCGGCGGAGCCAACAACAAAGTTCCGCCCGGCACGGATCCGGCATTGCCGTCCTCTTACGCCGCCCACGCCGACCATATGTACCAGTTCGCCGCACGCTACGGCAGCACGGCGGTCGCGGACAACAAGTTGAAGCTGGCAGCCGGTCAGACGCGCAGCACGGGGCTCAACCTCATTCGCTACTATGAGAACGGCAATGAGGACGACACCGATTGGAGCTCAAGACATTCGTTCTTCACGCCGTATGAATTCGCCGCCTTGTCCAGCGCCGATTATGACGGCGACCAAGGACGGATGGGCACGACCGTAGGCGTCAAAAACGCCGACCCGAACTCCAAGCTGGTCATGGCCGGCCTGTATATCCCGGAGCTCGATTACATCAAGGGGATGAAGGTGTGGTCCGACTATTACCGGAACGGCAGCTTCCCGATCGACGTCATCAACATTCACGCTTACGGGTTCGGCGGTCCGGATACGACCGGCCTTAGCCCTGAAGATGCGGGCTTTAAGCCGCTTCTGGAGAAGTTCGTCGACTATCGCAACCGATACTTGCCCGGCAAGGAAATATGGCTGAGCGAATTCGGCTGGGATACGCATCCGGGCTCGAACCTGTATGCCGTTCCGGTCGGAACGTTCGACACGTACGACGTGCAGGGGCAGTGGATCGTGCGGACATATTTGGCCGCAGCCGCGGCCGGCATCGATCGGGCGCAGATGTTCGCCTTCTCGGATAACAACCCGAACGATCCGACCCAATTCGCCAACTCCGGCCTCGTCGGCATTATTACGGGCGATCCGCTTACGTCGGAATTGCCGAAGAAATCGTATTATTACGTGTACACGATGAAAAACGCGCTCGCCGGCATGACCTATGCGGGCGAAGTCAGCTCCGGCAATCCGAACGTGCTCATCTATAAGTTCAAGAGCACGACCGACAACAGCGGCGCCTACGCCGTATGGAGTCCGACGCACAGCCAGAACGAAGTGAATGGATATCAAATGACGCTGGCGGGCACGCCGACGAATGCGACGCAAATAACGATAACCAACGGAAACACGAACGGCGTGTCGAGCGCGCTGACGATCAGCGGCGGGAAGGTGACGGTCAACGTCAGCGAGAAGCCGATCTTCATCAAGGTGGATGACATCCAGTAA
- a CDS encoding fibronectin type III domain-containing protein yields MTIRTSIRRFIALSAAWLLALTTALPSAVVHADPPDTTAPAAITDLAVTDDQTDNSYWKWSVASLRLSWTAPGDDGSTGTATSYDIRYSTAPITDGASWNEATQVVSEPKPAAAGTSQNMIVRRLKASTTYYFAMKTTDKSGNVSAISNVGSRALLGADGFSLSDGSVGLVSGGGTKANLVDGNTATAWGATSYPAEFTYDFGYEWDGRRSINKVRVYESAGTGTLKIYTGRPGGWTLIATDSFSGAAGQKDIEVNILTSRLRFVLESPSGDAQLSEIGFFGRGAPRDETPPSAIDNLAASALSTTSVQLTWTAPGNDNDMFGFADGYDVRYSTSPITDETSWNAATQATGEPNPSEAGSPESMTVSGLTAGLTYHFAIKSNDKRYVTPSSPFYNTSQLSNIVSVALGGGDTTAPAAITSLSAGSATGNSITLSWIAPGDDGMTGTATSYDIRYRTSSFTNADWASLPQASGVPAPAAAGSSQSLTVTGLSAGTTYYFAIKTKDEASNESDLSNVVSLSTTAAPDTTAPAAITSLSAGSATANSIKLSWIAPGDDGMTGTATSYDIRYRTSSFTNADWASLPQASGVPAPAAAGSSQSLTVTGLSAGTTYYFAIKTKDEASNESDLSNVVSLSTTAAPDTTAPAAITSLSAGSATANSIKLSWIAPGDDGMTGTATSYDIRYRMSSFTNADWASLTQASGVPAPAAAGSSQSFTVTGLSAGTTYYFAIKTKDKASNESGLSNVASLATSASTDTIKPNPVTNLKIASQTGMTVTLNWTATGDDGSTGTATSYEVRYINLGGVARDYGNNTWQNATVFPQSMTPKASGQPESLTVAGLRPGRLYSFAVVARDKAGNASNLSTSVAAMTPWDGTGDSAGFIAEIYDDAAAGAGEKFTSLYGRLVYDDFNLYRWDVLPGKPYLANKYAARITGQVIPQYSQTYTFYVKTGDSNDHVRFWVNRQLLVDTWNSPTVAEQSATIALTANQSYEIRVEYYSTGAWGTLTASWSSPSQPRERLHAPRTTALPDTIAPTAIANAAATALSDTSVKLTFTAPYDDDLTLPGKSDAWGRVSGYEVRYGKSSIDSSNWSSASKALIYAVPRVEGTGDEVTVRGLRPGTTYYFAIKSKDEAGNYSPISNTASAVTTGTSDNVAPGAITSLSASNAGLRTAQLSWTAQGDDGAIGTASSYDIRFGTSPITDETSWSGATRLAVRPNPVVSGTGQTATVNGLSPNMTYYFAIRSIDDVGNVSALSNVPSLLTTAAPAGGYVVGGASSIDLHASLPQAGTIYYAVYNTSQGSPTAAAVKAAALGSTGGALVKKGTIAVTAGNAGTELLRNVAGLADNATYYVYWVGEMSSLGTVYSQSVTLQVRHRVVSFTSPLAGFGTVHYLAYQPEDAYRGPNGKYPMLLFLHGSGESGTNIELVKTHGPPMLISQGQEMPFIVISPQLSAGQWFTPGNIDSFVNDAMSRFPIDPDRVYVTGLSIGGAGTFYYAQEHPEKVAAAIPIASNLTNFDDLAHPYLTKDIQFRLGSVPLWGFANAGEPFGREQTEDVVQNMVASPVPPVEAKVNIYQLNGHGGWTETYADPAIYAWLLQHSK; encoded by the coding sequence ATGACGATACGAACAAGCATTAGACGCTTCATCGCGCTGTCGGCCGCCTGGCTGCTGGCGCTGACCACGGCGCTGCCGTCGGCAGTCGTGCACGCCGATCCGCCGGATACAACGGCGCCGGCGGCCATCACCGACTTGGCGGTGACGGACGATCAGACGGACAATTCTTACTGGAAATGGTCAGTCGCCTCGCTGCGGCTGTCGTGGACGGCGCCGGGCGACGACGGCTCGACGGGGACGGCGACGTCGTACGATATCCGGTACAGCACGGCGCCGATTACGGACGGCGCCTCGTGGAACGAAGCGACGCAGGTTGTCAGCGAGCCGAAGCCTGCGGCGGCCGGCACGTCGCAGAATATGATCGTGCGCCGGCTGAAGGCGAGCACGACCTACTATTTCGCGATGAAGACGACGGACAAATCGGGCAACGTGTCGGCCATCTCCAACGTCGGCAGCCGAGCGCTGCTAGGCGCGGACGGCTTCTCGCTCAGCGACGGGTCGGTCGGGCTCGTCTCCGGCGGGGGCACGAAGGCAAATCTGGTCGACGGCAACACGGCGACCGCCTGGGGCGCGACGAGCTACCCGGCCGAGTTCACGTATGACTTCGGCTACGAGTGGGACGGCAGAAGGTCGATCAATAAAGTGCGCGTATACGAATCGGCCGGCACCGGCACGCTGAAGATCTATACGGGACGGCCGGGCGGCTGGACGCTGATCGCGACCGATTCGTTCAGCGGCGCGGCGGGCCAGAAGGACATCGAGGTGAACATTCTCACGTCGAGGCTGCGGTTCGTGCTGGAGTCGCCGAGCGGCGACGCGCAGCTGTCGGAGATCGGCTTCTTCGGAAGGGGAGCGCCCCGCGACGAGACGCCGCCGTCGGCGATCGACAACCTCGCGGCGTCGGCGCTGTCGACGACGAGCGTCCAATTGACGTGGACGGCGCCGGGCAACGACAACGACATGTTCGGATTCGCTGATGGGTACGACGTGCGCTACAGTACGTCGCCGATTACGGACGAGACGAGTTGGAATGCGGCGACGCAGGCGACGGGCGAACCGAATCCGTCGGAAGCCGGCAGCCCTGAGTCGATGACGGTGAGCGGTCTGACGGCAGGCTTGACCTATCACTTCGCGATCAAGTCGAATGACAAGCGATACGTGACGCCGAGCTCTCCCTTTTACAATACTTCACAGTTGTCCAACATCGTGTCCGTCGCGCTTGGCGGCGGCGATACGACAGCGCCCGCGGCGATTACGAGTCTGAGCGCGGGCAGCGCGACGGGGAATTCCATTACGCTGAGTTGGATCGCCCCCGGTGACGACGGTATGACGGGAACGGCGACATCGTACGACATTCGCTATCGGACGTCGAGCTTCACGAACGCGGACTGGGCGAGCCTGCCGCAGGCGAGCGGTGTGCCCGCGCCGGCGGCAGCCGGCTCGAGCCAGAGCTTAACAGTGACGGGGCTCAGCGCCGGAACGACGTATTATTTTGCGATCAAGACGAAGGATGAGGCGTCCAACGAATCCGACCTGTCGAACGTCGTCAGCCTGTCGACGACGGCGGCACCGGACACGACGGCGCCGGCAGCGATTACGAGCCTGAGCGCGGGCAGCGCGACGGCGAATTCCATTAAGCTGAGTTGGATCGCCCCCGGTGACGACGGTATGACGGGAACGGCGACATCGTACGACATTCGCTATCGGACGTCGAGCTTCACGAACGCGGACTGGGCGAGCCTGCCGCAGGCGAGCGGTGTGCCCGCGCCGGCGGCAGCCGGCTCGAGCCAGAGCTTAACAGTGACGGGGCTCAGCGCCGGAACGACGTATTATTTTGCGATCAAGACGAAGGATGAGGCGTCCAACGAATCCGACCTGTCGAACGTCGTCAGCCTGTCGACGACGGCGGCACCGGACACGACGGCGCCGGCAGCGATTACGAGCCTGAGCGCGGGCAGCGCGACGGCGAATTCCATTAAGCTGAGTTGGATCGCTCCCGGTGACGACGGTATGACGGGAACGGCGACATCGTACGACATTCGCTACCGAATGTCGAGCTTCACGAACGCGGACTGGGCGAGCCTGACGCAGGCGAGCGGTGTGCCCGCGCCGGCGGCAGCCGGCTCGAGTCAGAGCTTCACGGTGACGGGGCTCAGCGCCGGTACGACTTATTATTTCGCGATCAAGACGAAGGATAAGGCGTCCAACGAATCGGGCCTGTCCAACGTCGCCAGCCTGGCGACGTCCGCATCGACAGATACGATCAAACCGAATCCGGTCACGAACTTGAAGATCGCCTCGCAGACGGGAATGACGGTAACGCTGAACTGGACGGCGACCGGTGACGATGGCTCGACGGGAACGGCGACGAGCTATGAAGTACGATACATTAATCTTGGGGGGGTGGCACGGGATTACGGGAATAACACGTGGCAGAACGCAACCGTATTCCCGCAATCGATGACGCCCAAGGCATCGGGGCAGCCGGAATCGCTGACCGTCGCCGGGCTCCGTCCCGGACGGCTGTACAGCTTCGCCGTCGTCGCCAGGGACAAGGCAGGCAACGCCTCCAATCTGTCGACGTCGGTCGCGGCGATGACGCCTTGGGACGGCACGGGCGACAGCGCCGGGTTCATCGCCGAAATCTACGACGACGCGGCTGCCGGCGCGGGCGAAAAATTCACGTCGCTATATGGCCGGCTCGTGTACGACGATTTCAACCTGTACCGCTGGGATGTGCTGCCGGGCAAACCTTACTTGGCCAATAAATATGCGGCGCGCATTACCGGACAGGTCATTCCGCAATATTCGCAAACGTACACGTTCTATGTCAAAACCGGAGACAGCAACGACCACGTGCGCTTCTGGGTAAATCGGCAGCTGTTGGTCGATACGTGGAACTCGCCGACCGTCGCGGAGCAATCAGCGACGATCGCCTTAACGGCCAATCAGTCGTACGAAATTCGGGTCGAATATTATTCGACGGGCGCCTGGGGGACGTTGACGGCATCGTGGTCCAGTCCCAGCCAGCCGAGAGAACGGCTACATGCGCCGAGAACGACGGCGCTCCCGGATACGATCGCGCCGACCGCCATCGCCAATGCGGCCGCGACCGCGCTGAGCGATACGTCCGTGAAGCTGACGTTCACGGCGCCGTACGATGACGACTTAACGTTGCCAGGCAAATCCGACGCGTGGGGACGAGTATCCGGATATGAAGTTCGCTACGGCAAGTCATCCATCGATTCCTCCAATTGGAGCAGCGCGTCGAAGGCGCTGATCTATGCCGTTCCCCGCGTGGAAGGTACCGGCGACGAGGTGACGGTCCGCGGATTGCGCCCGGGCACGACCTATTATTTCGCGATCAAATCCAAGGATGAGGCGGGCAATTACAGCCCGATCTCCAATACGGCGAGCGCCGTGACGACGGGGACGTCGGACAACGTCGCGCCAGGCGCCATCACAAGCTTAAGCGCCTCCAACGCCGGATTGCGGACCGCCCAACTGAGTTGGACCGCCCAAGGCGACGACGGAGCAATAGGAACTGCATCGTCATACGACATTCGATTCGGCACGTCGCCGATCACGGACGAGACCTCCTGGTCCGGTGCGACGCGGCTGGCTGTCCGTCCGAACCCCGTAGTGTCGGGAACGGGCCAGACCGCCACGGTCAACGGGCTCTCGCCGAATATGACGTATTACTTCGCGATTCGCTCGATCGACGATGTAGGCAACGTATCGGCGCTGTCCAACGTCCCTTCGCTGCTGACGACGGCGGCGCCTGCGGGCGGCTATGTCGTCGGCGGAGCTTCGTCGATCGACCTGCACGCGAGCTTGCCGCAGGCCGGCACGATTTATTATGCGGTCTATAACACCTCGCAAGGATCGCCGACAGCGGCCGCGGTCAAGGCGGCGGCACTCGGTTCGACAGGCGGCGCGCTCGTCAAGAAAGGGACGATTGCCGTGACGGCCGGCAACGCCGGCACGGAGCTGCTTCGCAACGTCGCGGGTCTTGCCGATAATGCGACGTATTACGTGTACTGGGTAGGCGAGATGTCGTCGCTCGGTACCGTCTACAGCCAATCGGTAACGCTGCAGGTCCGGCATCGGGTCGTGTCCTTCACGTCGCCGCTGGCCGGCTTCGGCACCGTTCACTATTTGGCGTATCAGCCGGAAGACGCGTACCGGGGGCCGAACGGGAAGTATCCGATGCTGCTGTTCCTGCACGGCAGCGGTGAATCGGGAACAAACATCGAGCTCGTCAAAACGCACGGACCGCCTATGCTGATCTCCCAAGGACAGGAAATGCCGTTCATCGTCATCTCGCCGCAGCTGTCGGCAGGGCAATGGTTCACGCCTGGCAACATCGACAGCTTCGTCAACGATGCGATGAGCCGGTTCCCGATCGATCCCGACCGCGTCTATGTGACCGGGCTCAGCATCGGCGGGGCGGGTACGTTCTATTACGCGCAAGAGCATCCCGAAAAAGTGGCGGCGGCCATCCCGATCGCTTCCAACCTGACGAATTTCGATGATCTTGCGCATCCGTACTTAACGAAAGACATTCAATTCCGACTGGGATCCGTGCCGCTGTGGGGATTCGCCAACGCCGGCGAGCCGTTCGGCCGGGAGCAGACGGAAGACGTCGTTCAGAACATGGTCGCTAGTCCGGTCCCGCCGGTCGAAGCCAAAGTGAACATTTATCAGCTTAACGGTCATGGCGGTTGGACGGAGACGTACGCCGATCCGGCCATTTACGCCTGGCTGCTGCAGCATTCGAAATAG